The following DNA comes from Paraburkholderia phytofirmans PsJN.
GGCATTCTGGGCGTCGATAAGGACGGCTCGGAGTGGTATCAGGTGACGCTCGGCGGCGAGCAGGGCACGGGCGCTACCGGCGCTCACCTCGGCCGCGTGATCGGCCCGTCGTTCTCGGCGGAAGAAATGCCGGACGTGATGAGCAAGGTGATCGATACGTTCGTGGAAAACCGCCACGAAGGCGAGCGCTTCATCGAAACGTACAACCGCATCGGCATCACCCCGTTCAAGGAACGTGTGTACGCCTCGCGTCAACCGGCTCACGCGTAACCGCGAAAAGGATACTGAACAGATGGCTTCTATCATCAAGAATCGCGCGATCGTCAACGATGACTGGACGGTGGTGCGCGCCGCGGAAGACGGTACGCTGCCCACGGTAAACGAATTGCCCGCGGGCAAGGTGCTGGTGCCACTCGCGTTGTGGCAGGCTGAGCGCGATGCGTTGATTGCTTCGCGCAGCGCCGCTGAAATCGGCGTGTGGCTCGCGCCGGATAGCGAACCGGCGGATATCGTCGCCGACTTCGACAAGATCGCGCTGATCGGCGTGGACTTCCCGGTGTTCCGCGACGGCCGCGGCTACAGCATCGGCCGCCTGCTGCGCGAGCGCTATGGCTACAAGGGCGAACTGCGTGCAATCGGCGACGTGCTGCGCGATCAGTTGGCATTCATGTTCCGTTGCGGTTTCGACGCATACGCATTGCGCGCCGATAAAGACTTCGACGACGCGCTCAAAGCGTTCGACGAATTCAGCTTCAACTATCAGGGCGCGGTGAATTCGTCGCCGCTATTCCGCCGCCGTGAAGCGGGCGAACTGGCGAAGGCATCGGCATGAGCGAAGATCAAGCCCTCACGCCGGAACTCGCTGCGAAGGTCGAGCGCCTCGATGCGCTGCTCGACTCGATCGCCGCGCGTCACGAGAACGTGAAACTCGCCAGCAGCCTCGCAGCGGAAGACATGCTGCTCACGCATGCGATTCTGTCGCGCGGCGTGAAAATCGGCATCTTCTCGCTGAACACCGGCCGTTTGCATGCGGAAACGCTCGGCATGCTCGATCGCGTGAAAGAGCGCTACGGCTACGACATCGAACAGTTTCATCCGCAAGCCGCGGCGGTCGAGGAATACGTCGGCTCGCACGGTCTGAACGCGTTCTACGAAAGCGTCGATCTGCGCAAGCGCTGCTGCGAAATCCGCAAGGTCGAGCCA
Coding sequences within:
- a CDS encoding phosphoadenylyl-sulfate reductase encodes the protein MSEDQALTPELAAKVERLDALLDSIAARHENVKLASSLAAEDMLLTHAILSRGVKIGIFSLNTGRLHAETLGMLDRVKERYGYDIEQFHPQAAAVEEYVGSHGLNAFYESVDLRKRCCEIRKVEPLNRALSDVSAWVTGQRREQSVTRAELHAEEHDAARNIAKFNPLTDWTEAEVWAYLKAFDVPVNPLHARGYPSIGCEPCTRAVRPGEDSRAGRWWWESRDTKECGLHITTITPIAVDRSANASA
- a CDS encoding DUF934 domain-containing protein, giving the protein MASIIKNRAIVNDDWTVVRAAEDGTLPTVNELPAGKVLVPLALWQAERDALIASRSAAEIGVWLAPDSEPADIVADFDKIALIGVDFPVFRDGRGYSIGRLLRERYGYKGELRAIGDVLRDQLAFMFRCGFDAYALRADKDFDDALKAFDEFSFNYQGAVNSSPLFRRREAGELAKASA